The genomic DNA TGACACTTAGACGAATCTTCCCTTCTCACAGTTGATTCTACTCCATCAATCTCTTATTGCTTagaatgaaaacagacagcTTTCATCAGCGATGGCAGCACTCGAATTGCAcagcagcctggggaagggacctgctttcagttctgttgGACAGAAATACACAAGAGCCTGTGGACACGACCACAGATCTGTCGCCAGTCCTGTCCGTGTCGCACGGACAACAAACAAGAGGTGTCACTGGCATGGAGGGAGCTCAGTGGCAATGAGGATGTTTAGTGCTAAGGTTGCATTTTCCTATCACTTCTGTGCACACAGCTCCAACTGCTACCAAAAACAATCCGATCTGAGCAGATACAAGACACTACATACACCAAATCTGAAGTGTGCAAGAACAACAGCAATAGAACACCACTGTGGGTTTAAACTCACATTTGGTACTATGCCAAAACACCTCTACAGCAAGCTTTATTTATACAACTTCCaattaaaaatgctgttatCTCTCGAGCTATGCTTTAAATTAACAGAAATACATCcataataactgaaaaaaaaaaaaaaccctgataaaattattttactttttttattcaaaataatctGACAGTTTAACAATATTCCAGGTGCATTACAAACACTGCCATAGTCAACACAACAATCAATACTTAAAGAGCATTCAAACACTGAAGACATTTATCTTAACGCAGAGACAGGAGAACACGCTTACACTGAGAGCATTTAGATCACTTTCAATAACTGACTCCTTTGAGGCAGATGTCCAATTTCTCTGGCACAAAAATGGATTCAAATCCAGTAGAGATgaattacagaggaaaaaaaaaaaaaaaaatcaggagtaTAAAGgtttttccctgtattttctATTAAAGCATTGTGAGATTAAAGTTACACGGCTACTACCAGCCTAGCCTACCGTAGTGTTGACTGTTCATGGGATAAAACATCTAAACCATAATACAGAAACCAGCATTAAAGCCAACAAAACCACAAATTCTTTCTAGAATATGGCTAAATTAGTCCACAGAGAGTTGGGAACACATCAGATACACGATGCAATGGAAATACTATCTGGAAGAAACACTTGATCATCCCCAtattttcccctctgccatcACCAAAACTTGCAGGAAAATGTTAAGACAATTTTACTGCCCATCCTGCAAGCATCCTCCCCGTCCTTCAAAATCATCACCTTGCTGTCTTGATTCTTCCATGTATTGGCCAGTGTTAcctctgacatttaaaaaaatgttacaagTCACATTATTTCTACACAATACCCTGTTTCTTTCCAATTAACCCAGGATCTAAAATGGAGCTTTAGCTTCAACTTCATTTAAAGCAGCGCGTTtgttcaaaaaaagaaaccaagatGTCAAAACAAGAACTTGTAAGGACACAAACACAGTGCAGAACATCATACAGAGAGAGCAGCAAGGCCACACCGTCACGTCGAGCCCACATTTAAAAGATTCATGTTTCCAAGGACTAAATCCATTCTAGAAAGTTTGACTTGTGGGGCTTGCTTAAAGCATTAAAATCTGTCTTTATACCTGGCGTGACGTCTCCATCATCACTTTGGTATAGCTGCCTTTATGTGCACATTAGGACAGCCATGTGCAAAGTACAGAGAGGAGACACACCACCATCCCAATCTCATTCTACATGAAAGCCTCTCTTATTTGTTCCCGTGGGgaggacaaaaaagaaaaatcaagaaggAAGTGGGACAGTTTTCAAATCGTACAAGTTGTCTGTATGCcaagtgggggaaaaaataaaataaaatgaataaaaaaaataaatgaagatggCTTGAGCTCAGGGTTTATTGGGCTGCTCCGGGCTGTGCTGGCTTTTGGCAGCACACGGCCCCTCGCGGCGTTGCTCCCAGCTGGTGCTCCATGGCAGTGGAAATCTGAATTGCTTCTTGCAAAAACACAAGTGGCAAACAGCTTGAGGACATCTCTGTATGCTTAGCCAAATGCTTCGTCTCTCCATTCAGTTAATTTGCTTCTAGAAGCAATGTTTTTGAAAAAGGACCATCAGAACAAAAGAGCATTTCCCTTAGTTGCAACATCACACACTCCATTAATAGATAGACTTTCTCTCCTAAACCAAATTATCTCCTGGAATATCtcacattcatttctttttttttttcttcactctttctCAAAACAAAGTCTCTCTAGCAGTTGTGCAGCTTAAGCCTGTTACCACAGTTTAGTCCAGCATTTTCTTAGCACCTCACACAAATAACTCTGCAGCTTGTCTGCAATGACCATCAGCTACAAACAGCCACCAGAAGgggaagcacagcagtgcaaaagcacagcactgccacctgCTACATCCAGAAATGCTTTTGGATACGCTGGTTCCTGGGTCAGACAACTGAATCTAAATGGGATTTCTCTCCAAGTAGGGTTAACTCCAGTTATTCCAATGTAGTAAACACAAGAGGGCAGTACTGAGGATGTCAGTCCTGTACTGCAcagttttcagtctgttttttaAAGACCTGTTAATGGAGATATGGCTCAGTGTCAAGGCTAAGTGGGAAAACGTTATCTAAGTTCAAGTCCATATGGGAACTAACACAACCCTTGCCTATTGTACAATAGTGCTGCTTGGATTTAAGCCAACCACACTCACTTCACCCTGCTAATTTACTATCTTGCTCAATCACAAGTATCTTCACCCTTTCACACTCCCCGGTTCGctatcatttattttcctgagtgAGATTATAAAAAGTTAAACCCTTCTACCAAAAGTACAAAGACAAATTAGATATAGTAGAACAATACAAACCCAGTTATACAGCATTACAAGTGCAGAAATTCTTCACGTTGTTGCTCTTCTTTATCGTTGGCCCCCAGTAAAAACCATAGCAAAGAATCTAGttatccaaaatatttttaagtactgTGATTAAATTTTTCAGACCATAAACGTAGCCCTCATCCTTTGTGTTGCTGGGAAACACGTGAGCAAAATCTATCATTCGGACTTCCACGTTTGCACTTTCCTTGATCTCTGCTGGCATGTGACAGAAAACTTTTTCCAGTTGCGGTATAACGTTCCCATTCAGATGCTCCTGTGCAATGCAAGTGCTGCTTTTCCACATGTTGTCTTGTTCCAAGCTTTCAACTTTTAGAGAGATCTGGCTGTGGTGCCTCTTTGAGTATGCCTTTTTGTGAAGTGCATAAAATTTGGACAAGCCTTTACTGACAGAGGCCTCAATTTTCCCATTCTCTGTAGAACTTATGACATGAATATTGTTATTATACTCCAGTATGTCTCCACCTGATAACAGTCCTCTGGGCACTCCTCTCTTCTCCGCCAAGGTGACGTCGCTCAGCCGCACGCTTGGGGCCTGACTTGAGCCCTCATAAACAAACAGCAAGGAGCTCGCATAGAAGTTGAGCTGCTTTTGGCCCTCAAACCACTTCAAAATCTTTTCAATCTTCTGAATGCTGGCAGCGATTGCATCTTTTCTCAAGCAGTACCCGTTGTGGAAGAACTTGGAGACGCCTACAAGAAATAGACATTTTTGAGGATTATTTTCATctctggaaaagaaatcaaatgctGTTCAACATCTGAGGATAAGAATAACTCTCCTatgaaaaaaaggcagagtTGAGTTTCAAGCACAATTACTAAACAAATCAGAACCAAACCAAAGAACTCAGTACACCTTACAGAAATACAGGTTGGTGTTGGATTGCACAGGAATCCAGCGAATCAACATACCAAACTGCAGATAAACAAGGTTCCTGCTCCCCATGTCATTTAAAGCAAGCAACCCAGCCGTGTTGGGCAGGGACCCACTGAACTCTTCAGGAATAAACAAGCTGAAGCAGTTTGTTTATCATGAGTAGCAGAACTGACAAGTCAGTACCAGCTCTAAGGGCttgtctgttttccttctgtcccaGATGCCAGTTAATGACTAGCTGGAAATATTTATCACTAAACAGCCATATGAGGGCAGCACTTTTATTTCTCGTTAGTCTTGAGCGAAGTAAGGACAGATTTAACTGAGGAGGTCAGagaaagatgtatttttaatctaaaagaCAGTGTTTATTCACAGAATACAATCAGAGATAatacaaagcaaattaaaaacataaatgcCTCTAAGGGATTTCTACCTCATTACACTATCAAACCTCAAACCTGCAAGGAAGTTCTGTTCTACCACAACTACTCCCTTATCAGTAGTGAAAGGCATGTGATGACAAAATTCCTTTGAGACACACAGCTGTTACAGCCAACTTAACTTTGGGTCAACAGCGATTGATTCAAGGGACAGAGGAGGCAGCCTCAGACCCATCTGGGACAGGAGAAAGCGGGATTTTTACCATGGGGGCACACAGACTACTTTTACATACAGTTCTAAAATCACAACAATAATAGCCAAGAGTACTAAATTCTGGCACACACACTCCCTTACCATCCTTCACTGTTTCCTTTGTCAAGCTCCTCCCGTAGTGCTGGTTTTGCGTCTCGTAGCTGTCAGAAGAGACATGGTAAACCTGCAGGGAACAAAAAGGCAAGTATGTACTTCAGAGCAACCATGGTTTTCTGCAGAGCTAGGAGACACCTCTCACACAGGTGATGCTTTCCggccccatccatccctccagTAGCTGAACAGCTACTTAGGTAAGTCAGCACTGCCCTCTAGTGCTCTACACAACATCGCTGCACATCTTGGGGTTTTAAGCTACAACTTTTATATTTTCTGGCATCAGAAAGACATCATTGTATCGGCTAAAAACAGATCAACCTGTTCATAGCAGGAAGCATTTTGCACAGCACATGCCTTGCAAATCAGTGCTAAGACCTGAAACCACCATGTTCCTAGCAGCGTTACTACAAGGATTCCATCAGTCAGACTGAGCACACTCAGAGGAACTCACTGCTAGtgtttttcagttcttaaaaCTATAGAAACATATACTGCAACATGTAAAACAGCAAGCAATGCTGTGATGTGCCCAGGAGGGCCCAGCAACACGACGCACATGTGCAATGAGGGCTCAGGGTGTGAGTGAGGTTACACGAAGTAAAGCATGGCAGCACCCAGTGCTTGCTACTTGCCTGGCAGGAAGGCAGCTCACACGGGCACAGCTTTGTCCATATCAGGAATTGCACAAGCTTAACAACTTAATTCAAaagtgctttctgcagagaCACATTTTCTCTCTAcccaaaataatttccattgTAGAGGCGTGCCAGCCAGCCACGCCGAAGACTGACTTGTTTATGAGAGCGCAGACAATTCCTATTGGCAGCAATAACTCTGGCAGAAGCTTTCTGCCTGGCGCTCACTCAGACCACCCAGCCCTACACAGCCCCAGTATGAAAACGCAGGCCTCAAACCCCGCTCTGCACAAACTACCAACCCCACATCGCACATATTTAACTATCTCATGAATAAGCGAGCAGTCAAGACACCCCTGGTTACCCAGAGACCTGGTTGCAGCTCTTAGGCAGTTTTTTCTTCAGGACGACGGCACTGAAGGACAGCATATTTAAGTAATGATGAAACTATTCCCCACATTAAGCAAAGAGCTGTCTCCTCATTCCCCTCAAAGCCTTTTCTCAGCAGTACAGAAGAGGCTGCCTGAGCCATTCCTGGAAAACCATGCAGAAACATCAATACATTCATCCctgtgctgaaagcagagaacaggAACCCAAGTTCAGTGTGCAGCCCCTTCTGGATCCTCACCTACCCCCCAGAAACAgagatggaggagagaaggctgagcAGCTCACGAGGTGCTAAGCTTCTTGCTGCACCATGCTTCACTCACATCGTCACtgctgctcatctgctgctCACCCTTTCCAAAAGGATACTTGCCTTCAAAGCACTTTTCTTCTGTATCCTTGTTGTTGCAACTGCCTGCACTAGCCCATTTCTGTCAAAGCGATGACAAGTCAAGTAACTCATCTGTaacctcagcagcagccaagaaaCTATTAGACaggaaaaatctcatttcttgtCCACCTGCCATAGCTCATTACATGTTTGGTCTGCATTCATACAAGTCTCACTGCACAGCACGAGACAAAGAAAACTCTTTATGCGACCCACCAAGCAACACCTTCAAGAAAACTCCTGCGTGACCCTGAACATCCTCACCAGTAGAGAAGAGGGCAGCACACGTGCTCCTCCACGTGCCTACAAGCACTTAACTGAGTTTTCTGCATAAGCACAACTGGAATCCAGCACGTTACCATGTTAATTTTTTCTACCTGTTAGTTGTTAGTCTGTATAGGCAGTTTGTCGAGCAATCCCGGTAATTAACTAGCAAGGAAGATTCTTTTTGGTCTTTCTCAACCTGCACTTGGCTTGTTTCCTCACATGGTGTTTATTACAACAAAAAACTAACGCATTTTTGCTTGTATCTTTCTTCATGACAGTTTTTATGACTCACACATTAAAAAACGAAGataactgcatttcttttctatattttatttttgctggcTCTCTCacttcacagcttttctgaaatagaaatataaCAAGTAACCCCATATAttcaaaataatgaagagaCTACAACTAAGATCTCTACATTCTGGATTGTGCTACACCACATTCTGTCCAGCAAACACCAGCATCCCTTACCTAGCACATACACTGTGATGGGCAGACAGCACCTGGACAGGAAGGTTTTCACATTATAGCCTGAATCttgcaaaaggaaagcaagcaggCAGAGAGCACCCCACAACCAGAAGGAGGCAAGCTAAGCAAAGAAAAGCCCTTATTTGTCAGCACGCGCTTTGCTAAGTGCTGTGTGAGGGGAGGAGGAAGCTTCTGAAATCTTTCTGGAAACTGACTTCAGCACACAATTTGGTTCTAAATTCACATGACAAATCTCATCTAGTTAAACACCGGATGGAAAACTGCAGTGCATGGGAAAATCATCATTATAAAGAGGGTTTTAATAAGAGAATCAGATGAATTTGCTGCAACAGGACAGACTTACCAATAAATGAGCACGTTGCAAACAACAGTTACAAGCACAAATAACATAGATGCAAGCATTTATTTTACGTGAAGACACAGGGAACGTGAAGTACGCTGCTGTACAGATGTGATAAGGAAGGTTATGTAATGATATAAGCCAAATCCAAAGCTGTAAtcttcagcctttcctctcGATCTAGACTGTTGGACTGGTTTTTTACTTGACTCCCACGTTCTCTCTCATAGGCTTACATAATTACTACTCATGACCACTATAATTTATAGCTGTAAAAGCTTATCTCAAGACAGAGTTACGGCTGGGAGCCTAGGCAATTAACTGAAAAACATTACAGAGATATTAGAATTATTTCAGACAATGGTGCAATCTAGGTGCTGTTGCTATCTGAGCGATGCAGAGCCTTATCTAAGACTTCAGCCATTTCTGTTTGCTGGTGCAGAGCTCGAGAAGCCCTGGCTGCATCTATGTGAGAACAGCAACAAACctcaagtcacagaatcacagaatggcctgggttgaaaaggaccataatggtcatctagtttcaatgTCAAAACCAAAGTCATCCTGTGTCAGttgaggcagaaaaaaaatacttcaaatgcACTGCATCAGAAATTAATTACTGACATTAACACATCCGTGTTACCAactcaaaaacattttgtacAGCTTTTATGTTTAAGCTTTAGAGCAGCCAAGACACAAACACTGAATCTTCATCATTCTTCACATGTAAAACACAAGGAAACGTAACAGAGTTACTGTGGGCCTCTAAGGGTCCTCAACCATCTCCCAGTAACCTCATGCTGACATTTGTTGCTTGCGTCCAAGGTGTTTTCTTTGGATGCAAAgctttgctctgtgcagaaTGTAAGCAGCTATTTACAACAAAGGAGAGCAGTGTTTTCAAACATACTTCACAGGACATTTGATGTCACTCCCACCAACACACTCAGATAACACTTTATTTACACAGAACTCCAGATATTGTCACTTGCCAGGTAAACTAGCTGCTGTATCTGGTATTGGACAACAGGCCAGAGCACAAGCTGAATTTGAAACCAAAGCAAGTTCTCACCCTCATGCCGAGTACCAGGAAGCCAATCTCTTCCATCAGTGGGTACTTGCTGACCTGCTGCTGGATCTTCTCTGCTGAAGCATACGGATCATAACTTTTCTGCCCTATTTTTACATCCATTATGCACGGCTTATTAAATTTACGGGTCACGTCTTCCAGTTTCAGATACGTATctgttagaaaaacaaaacctgggTTAGCGGTGGGtcaaagcaaaagaagcagcaaaatagTTTCTGCTGAGTTTCTGTGCAGCAGGGAGAACAGTCAAAGGACTCGTGTGATGTCGGGGCTTGCCTCCGAACACAGCCTAAGCCACGGCCGCTGGCAGCCACAAACTCTGTTAGCATTAAATCCTAAATGCCTTCTGGTTCAGAAAATATCGTATAATTTAAGTGTGCTAGCCTAGCACTCAAATTCAAATTACTGCCCGGATGAAACTCATGAGTACCTTTTATTAAGCCATTAGcatattttaaatcacattaaCAAGCACATACAAACAGTCTCTGCAGTAGAGATGGTGATCTCTTTTTATGTGTGAGAAGGCTAGAATTCAACTCCCTGGTtgcctgatttttttgtttgttttgtcattttgaAAAGAACCAATGTTCCACAGTGCCTCTCtggaaaggcagaaatgcactcatttttcttttttcctcccccctcaGAGCACACCTATTGAGGAGAATGCTCCTCACACCCTAGCTGCCTCTAAACCATTTCCCCAGgccctggggggggggagaggaggcagAATCAAAAACCCCCAATCCCTCGGAGCACCTGAAGACTTAAATCAGTGCTGAAGACCTGGTCAAACAGGTTTATGTTTTTCTCCAACATGGGTAAGAGGTTTTCCAACATGATTTATGTCACTGATTatcaaagcacagcaggaaagcCAATTCTTCCAGTGACTGCATTCAATTTGCAGGCAGAAAGCTTGCATGGGTCTCCAGCCATTGCCAGGGCACCCCATGTGCTAAGACAAGACAGAGCATCAACGCCCTTCTCCTTCTTCATATCAGCTTCTGAAAGCCAGCTTTTATCACCCACAAACTTTACGGAAAcatccatttttcttctcagtgctgaCTATCCCACGagctttttgttattgttgttgggGGTTTTCTGCATTAATGAGATCTGAATGCACATGAACACTGTCTTCTTCTCCATTCCTTTAGAATAATCTAAAATGGGATCACACAAGAAAGCCAGAAACTCTGCTGTTAAAATATAAAGAGTAAAGAGGGACAAAGTGCTTTGATTTCACAACTGTACAGATAGGTAACAAACAAGATGGAGTCCAGAAAAAGGGAACCAACAACGTTCCATTCCCACTCAGTAGGCAGAAGCTCCTTCTTAAGGATAATGAATGAAATTGGCGTTTATTACTTTAATAAGTTCTATTTAGAGCTTCAATTTTTACGCCATTATCATGATGATGAAACGATCCAATTCCCCAAAGCACACAAGCATCAATCTGAGAAATAGATTCCATTTAATCCCTAGATACTTCTCTGTCTATAAATGGGACtaagcatgtttttaaatgtataacCATGCACAAAAAACTCGGTTAAATCAATATACTATTGTAAAAACCCAGCCTTGTACTAACTCACTGCCTGGACTTACATTACTTTTCCACATCCTTAGGGCTACAGAATCAATGTATATCCACAGCAAATAGCTTAGTTACTGACCAGCTCACCCATGTAACAGGTCTGTTAACTGTAACCACAGGGATACAGAGGCCAAAACAACTCAGGTTTAACTTGCAGTAGCCACAGGCcgcaaacaaacacaacatttGCTCATTAGATGCTCCTAAGGAGCCAGGAGACCAATACTCTCCCTGACAGGGAGCGCACTGTATCACCTGGACAATTCTTCTATTCCAAGTTTTAATGTGCAGGTCATATTCAGCCAGATAGCATCAATGCTTTTTTCAGGCTTATGAgaaccactgctgaaatgcaggagTGTCCATACAACCTCTCACCTCTTCATTATTACAACTAGAACTGTACTTATGTAAGCATCATCCTTCACACCTGCCCTTTTTGCTTATTACTTGCATTACTGGATCCAATACACCTGTGCCAACACTCTAAATCAATTCaggaaacagcaacaaaatgaaatgcaaggtTTTCAGAACTTAGCTCTCCAAAGCACAGAGCCAGAGATAGGGCATGGGATAGGGGCAGGGGATACAAGAACACCTCAAActgcctgcagcccttctgTTCTGACTCCAGACGTTAcactgggagctgctccagACTCAAACTTATCAAACTATAAGAAGTGTAGGTTACCACAAACGACTCAGGTTATCTCCATGCTGTTTCATCAATCCTGAAGTCCGTGTATACAAAGTCCTGCAAAACGTGTTTCCATTGAGCTCCTTTCACCAAAGGCACGCAGAAAATCTCATGGGAGTTTGTCATCAGCTCCACTTGCccaaattcttctttttaagcACACTGCACCAAAATTCAGCATCTCTCAAgatatttaactttttattcCTCCTTCCATTTCAGGGCTGTTAAGCTAGAGTATCCCCCTAAGAGCTGCTAAAAACATAAcgactatttttaaaaaattaagcacTAAAATAACTTTGGAGCTAACACTAACCCTGGGAAATACTGATTACTTGGAAAAGCCTGCGTATTATTCAGAAATGACTCCTCTCTCACACATACGCTGGAATTATAATTCAAGGGTTCATCTTTAGCTAGCTGCTAGCTCAGTTAGGATTCAGCTCCATCTGCTCAGTGCACACCCCCATGCTTAAAAAGCTTTCTGTCTTGTGGGAAGGGCtctatttttcattgcattcgGTATCTACAGTCAACTAACCCTAAATCTACAAGACTGTGGTACACCACAGCTTTGGATACAGCCCTACAGTACCTTGTGGAGTATACTAAGGCTGAGCTAAAATAAGGACAGATTCAGATACACACGGGTACTGTTGCTTCACCTCTTGTAAAGGAAGCTCATTGCTCACCTGCTCTTCAAGAACTTAAGGCCAAGTTATCCTTCCCAAGGTCTACAGCAAGCGTGCAGCTGAGTAGAGATAACCAGAGAGCTCTTCTTCCTCacttgttaaaaagaaaactgcctATTTTTCATGCACTTCGGTTCTTAAAATTATGTAGAATGCTACCAGCCCAAAGTGCTTCTGAGAATCATGTATTCACCAAGAAAAATAACCTTCTACTGCACAAGTGGATAAAAATCTCTGATGCAGATATGCTTTGTACCAATGAATTAAGTTTCAAGCTATCAAAAATAAGTTAAATTAAAATCCTcagcagaaaaaagaattcaTAATAAGGATCTAGGCTTTGGGAGAAAATCCTGAAGATATATTTCAAGGCATTTAAACAAATCATTCCTCAGAGCTTCTCTTCCCCTCTTCCTAATTTTGCAGTGCAGAGAGGCAGGAAGATGTGGTCTGACATATTATTTACATAATTTATTACAGCCCCAAAGGAGACGAAGCAAAAGACCACCAGAATTCACAAAGTATGCATGGCACGAAGCACTGCAGACGTCAGTACGTACGTGCAGGAGCATTCAGTCATTGCTGGAGtcagaagtgagaaaataacTCCAGGCATCTGCCTTCGTTTCATAATTCACAAGACATCTCACAAAACATACGAATAAGCAGGAAAAAGCATCAGTTGCTCTCAGCAACGAGAAAAAAGTTTGATGTTGCTTGCTATTTATCTACCCTGTTCTCAGCTTTGGCAACAGAAACTATAGCCCAGCACTCAGTGAGCCACAAGAAGCTGCTTACAAGAATACACAGGAGCAACAAGTACACAGCAATGACAGAACTCTCAGCAGGAGATACAAGAAGTATAACATGCTCCTACATATCTTTAAAACAACTTCTCAACTCTTC from Lagopus muta isolate bLagMut1 chromosome 5, bLagMut1 primary, whole genome shotgun sequence includes the following:
- the IPMK gene encoding inositol polyphosphate multikinase; translated protein: MATEPPRPAPPAAGHPEGGCGRCAGGGRGEAEEAAAQQAGGAAPSPAVAVLPAAAGGRRRGLNGCVPLSHQVAGHMYGKDKGGILQHPDGTVLKQLQPPPRGPREQEFYTKVYDSDCCDSVLLELREYLPKYFGVWSPPTAPNDTYLKLEDVTRKFNKPCIMDVKIGQKSYDPYASAEKIQQQVSKYPLMEEIGFLVLGMRVYHVSSDSYETQNQHYGRSLTKETVKDGVSKFFHNGYCLRKDAIAASIQKIEKILKWFEGQKQLNFYASSLLFVYEGSSQAPSVRLSDVTLAEKRGVPRGLLSGGDILEYNNNIHVISSTENGKIEASVSKGLSKFYALHKKAYSKRHHSQISLKVESLEQDNMWKSSTCIAQEHLNGNVIPQLEKVFCHMPAEIKESANVEVRMIDFAHVFPSNTKDEGYVYGLKNLITVLKNILDN